TCGTGTTCGACGCCGGTGGCAACCAGGGACATCACATGCAGCTCAGCACCGCACTTGCGCGCCATGGAGATGGCCTCGCGTACCGCCGCGGCGCTGAACTCCGAGCCGTCACTGGCGACGACGAAGCGCTCGAAGCGCCCCAGCGGCGAAAGTTGCGTGCCCGCCAGCGCGGCCTCCGGTGCAGTCTCGGCGAGTGGTACGGCAACGGCCGCTTCGGTCGCGGCCGCAGCCGCGACCACCAGGCGGTGCTCGCGCATCCCTTTATACAACGCCACCAGAATCGTCACGGCACCGAACAGCAACGCGAACGTGAGCGTGCCTTGTCCGATCCGATCGAGCACGCCGACGGTTCCCTGGTTCAAGCCCTCCAGATAGCCCAGCTCGACGAGATAACCGGGGATGTAGAAGAAGCGGCTCACCAGCACCAGCAGCATGATCGTCGCCATCACGAACTTCACCACATGGTCCTTGACATAGGTGGTGCCGATGGCGCCGATCTGAATACCGAACAGCGAGCCGGCCAGGATGATCATGGACAGGCGGATGTCGACGAAGCCATCCAGCGCGTAGAAGAAGCTGCCGCCCAGACCCATGACGAAGGCCACGACCAGCTCGGTGGCGCTCGCCATCAACGCCGGCAGACCGAGCACGTACATCATGGCCGGTACGCCGATGAAGCCGCCCACCGCGATGGTCGCCGCCAGCAGGCCGGTGGCGAAGCCCAGCGGCGCGATCACCAGGAACGAGATCCTGGCGTCGATGCTCTTGAAATGGATCATCGTGCCCGGGATGCGCAGCTCGCGTACCCAGCGGACCAGCGGGGTGAGCGGTCTGGGGCCTTCCTCGACGGTCGTCTCGCCGCGCTTCTCGCGCAGACTGTCGCGCAGCACGATGGTGCCGACGATGCCCAGCACGACGACGAACACGAACGACACGTACAGGTTCGTGCCGGTGGCGCCGAAGGCGTCGCGGATGGCCACCATGACATTCTTGCCGAACAGCACCCCGGC
The sequence above is a segment of the Gammaproteobacteria bacterium genome. Coding sequences within it:
- a CDS encoding universal stress protein produces the protein MESISFIELNLTTVVVLFLVGFVGGMVSGFIGSGGAFVLTPAMMSLGVPGVVAVASNMAHKFPKSLVGAYKRNLYGQVDIKLGIVMGLFAEAGVLFGKNVMVAIRDAFGATGTNLYVSFVFVVVLGIVGTIVLRDSLREKRGETTVEEGPRPLTPLVRWVRELRIPGTMIHFKSIDARISFLVIAPLGFATGLLAATIAVGGFIGVPAMMYVLGLPALMASATELVVAFVMGLGGSFFYALDGFVDIRLSMIILAGSLFGIQIGAIGTTYVKDHVVKFVMATIMLLVLVSRFFYIPGYLVELGYLEGLNQGTVGVLDRIGQGTLTFALLFGAVTILVALYKGMREHRLVVAAAAATEAAVAVPLAETAPEAALAGTQLSPLGRFERFVVASDGSEFSAAAVREAISMARKCGAELHVMSLVATGVEHEGLGETILKQELEAGQGHLEQVQAQATEAGISCETHLIHGQNVQQEIVDLAERTKADLIIMGRRGRRGLARMMLGHATAHVIGLARTNVLVVPRTAHIEGRHIVVGTDGSRFAETAAVTATRLARLCDARVTVVSVTTPSHGPERRAEAQTAIDLAVAHMTSKDVRAEGLLLEGQPASVIVDVARDRNADLIVTGSHGRSALERVLLGSTSERILSETPCAVLVVKGT